The genomic region ACGCTGCAGCGCCGCGCGGGCCGCCTGCGCGCCGATTCCGCGGGCCGCGCGGATGGCGTTGATCCGCAGGTTCTCCCGCTGCGCCGGCGGGAATTCCGGGGCGGAGAAATCCCCCGAGACGAGCGGCAGAAGGATCGGAAGCGCGGCCTCGTCCCCCAGCCGCGCCAGGGCGACGGCGGCGTTCCAGGCGACGTCGGGGGCGGTATCTTGAAGCAGCACGCGCAGCGCCG from Candidatus Polarisedimenticolia bacterium harbors:
- a CDS encoding HEAT repeat domain-containing protein; translated protein: ALRVLLQDTAPDVAWNAAVALARLGDEAALPILLPLVSGDFSAPEFPPAQRENLRINAIRAARGIGAQAARAALQRAASSDPSARIRAEARLALEGHSPLPSSSVPEVAAPR